The Limanda limanda chromosome 20, fLimLim1.1, whole genome shotgun sequence genome has a segment encoding these proteins:
- the LOC133027203 gene encoding ICOS ligand-like — translation MRWFVQPAVNWSLLPLIHIQFSQNERKMSAFKSLVVLIFNFWTLTTADEVSCVLAESCILPCSFQPGKDPEIYWVKVEPGNPRVHTYYKDRDKFDIQSERFRCRTSLFTDQISRGNASIRLTGLQLQDQGRYECYANIKNGVKEESFINLRADAPVRHVDIEQVEDSFTCRSEGIYPEPQLTWSTRPPSILILQNQTSVKKTEQQLYEISSTVTLSDRDTVLICSISTRSGWRSSVWYQPTPVHVSPSETTTTIHCTAPNTKPPTHRVWKFNHSQIIVDQTGVDGPPRVSEQWRQQVEDVSASGSLTLHHLSSDHQGTFTCELSSEEETHFINRYVTIEEGKIP, via the exons ATGCGGTGGTTCG TCCAACCAGCTGTTAACTGGTCTCTTCTTCCATTGATCCACATTCAGTTCTcacagaatgaaagaaagatgtCTGCGTTCAAGTCTCTGGTTGTGTTGATCTTCAACTTCTGGACTCTCACCACAGCAG ATGAGGTCTCCTGTGTTTTAGCGGAGAGCTGCATCTTACCCTGCAGTTTCCAGCCTGGTAAAGACCCAGAAATTTACTGGGTGAAGGTGGAACCTGGAAACCCTCGTGTTCACACCTACTACAAAGACAGAGACAAGTTTGATATCCAGAGCGAGCGCTTCAGATGCCGGACATCGCTGTTCACAGATCAGATCTCCAGAGGAAACGCATCCATCAGGCTGACggggctgcagcttcaggaccagGGCCGATACGAGTGCTATGCCAACATCAAAAATGGAGTCAAGGAGGAGTCATTTATCAACCTGAGGGCAGATG CTCCGGTGCGTCACGTGGACATtgagcaggtggaggacagcTTCACCTGCCGCTCAGAGGGGATCTACCCCGAGCCGCAGCTCACCTGGTCCACCAGGCCTCCGTCCATCTTGATCCTTCAGAACCAAACCTCAGTGAAGAagacggagcagcagctctatgagatcagcagcacagtgacactgtcagacagagacactgttCTGATCTGCAGCATCAGCACTCGCAGTGGCTGGAGGAGCTCGGTGTGGTATCAACCCA ctccCGTCCATGTGTCACCgagtgaaacaacaacaacaatccacTGCACTGCTCCAAACACCAAACCCCCGACACACCGGGTGTGGAAGTTCAACCACAGTCAGATCATTGTGGACCAGACCGGGGTGGACGGCCCCCCCAGGgtctcagagcagtggaggcagcaggtggaggatgtGTCAGCGTCAGGCAGCCTCACGCTGCACCACTTATCTTCAGATCACCAGGGAACGTTCACCTGTGAACTCAGTAGTGAAGAGGAGACGCACTTCATCAACCGCTACGTGACGATAGAGGAAGGTAAGATCCCATGA
- the LOC133026886 gene encoding protein adenylyltransferase SelO-like: protein MWTIYRLLVFALAAASVFTRVHLLEFCPSTGPDCPSDGEPASTSRSSRHAVKSRWNGTGSELIQDLDRFRVSCKKLLEAFPIDEVSGNFVHTVKNCIFSKSIPTPLKGPLSLAAVSKEVMEGILDLDVAVTQSDDFQLYASGGRLLPGSDPLAHRYGGHQFGYWAGQLGDGRAHFLGQYSNRKGEIWELQLKGSGKTPYSRSGDGRAVIRSSVREFLCSEAMHFLGVPTSRAASLIVSEEPVFRDKFYNGNVKTERGAVVLRLAKSWFRIGSLEILSQSGETDLLRKLLNFVIDEHFPSISSNDPDKYLVFYSTVVNETAHLIGQWMSVGFAHGVCNTDNFSLLSITINYGPFGFMESYNPNFIPNTSDDEGRYRIGAQADVGLFNLEKLLSALSPVLTHQQQEEAKIILKGFVNIYQMRIHQIFKAKLGLLSEEEGDSYLIPFLLQMMEDTESDFTMTFRQLSEVSHLQLQNRNFTQMWALDDLSRHQHFSDWLNMYLLRISRQQNDGDVNRQNRMKNVNPRYVLRNWMAESAIRKAEMNDFSEVELLHHILSFPFVTQETAEEVGYAARPPSWAQRLKVSCSS, encoded by the exons ATGTGGACTATCTACAGACTCTTAGTCTTTGCTCTGGCTGCAGCATCAGTTTTCACTCGTGTCCATCTCCTGGAGTTCTGTCCCAGCACTGGACCCGACTGTCCCAGCGATGGCGAGCCAGCATCAACCAGTCGATCATCCCGACACGCTGTCAAATCCAGGTGGAACGGGACTGGTTCAGAGCTCATTCAGGACCTGGACCGGTTCAGAGTGTCCTGTAAGAAGCTACTCG AAGCGTTCCCAATCGATGAGGTCAGCGGAAACTTTGTTCACACGGTGAAGAACTGCATATTTTCCAAATCCATCCCGACTCCACTGAAAGGGCCTCTGAGCCTGGCAGCCGTTTCTAAG GAAGTCATGGAGGGGATCTTAGATCTGGATGTGGCTGTAACACAGTCTGATGATTTCCAGCTTTATGCCAGCGGGGGCCGACTGCTGCCAGGATCTGATCCGCTCGCACACAGATACGGGGGTCACCAG tttggttACTGGGCAGGTCAGCTGGGTGACGGTCGAGCACATTTCCTTGGTCAGTATTCCAACAG GAAGGGAGAAATATGGGAACTGCAGCTCAAAGGCTCTGGAAAAACTCCATATTCAAG GTCCGGAGATGGTCGAGCTGTGATCCGCTCGTCCGTCAGGGAGTTCCTGTGCAGCGAGGCGATGCATTTCCTGGGTGTTCCCACCAGCAGAGCTGCCAG TCTAATTGTGAGTGAGGAGCCGGTGTTCAGGGATAAGTTCTACAATGGCAAcgtgaagacagagagag GGGCTGTTGTTCTCCGTTTGGCAAAGTCCTGGTTTCGGATTGGATCGTTGGAAATTTTGTCTCAAAGTGGAGAGACGGATCTTCTGAG GAAGCTGCTGAACTTTGTGATTGATGAACATTTTCCTTCTATCAGTTCAAATGACCCTGATAAATATTTG gtgtTTTATTCCACGGTTGTAAATGAAACAGCACATCTGATTGGCCAGTGGATGTCTGTTGGGTTTGCACATG GTGTGTGCAACACAGACAACTTCAGTCTCCTGTCCATCACCATCAACTATGGACCCTTTGGCTTCATGGAGTCCTATAACCCCA ATTTCATCCCCAACACGTCGGATGATGAGGGCAGGTACAGAATAGGAGCTCAGGCTGATGTCGGACTGTTCAACCTGGAGAAGCTCCTCAGTGCTCTGAGTCCGGTGCTTACACATCAACAGCAGGAAGA agCTAAGATCATCTTAAAaggatttgtgaatatttacCAGATGAG GATTCACCAGATATTTAAAGCCAAACTGGGGCTTCTTagtgaagaggaaggagacagtTACCTTATTCCCTTCCTGCTTCAG ATGATGGAGGACACAGAGTCAGACTTCACCATGACCTTCAGGCAACTCAGTGAAGTGTCCCACCTGCAGCTGCAAAACAGGAACTTCACCCAG aTGTGGGCTCTTGATGATTTATCAAGGCATCAGCACTTCTCTGATTGGCTCAACATGTACCTACTCCGCATCAGCAG ACAACAAAATGATGGTGATGTTAATCGtcaaaacagaatgaaaa ATGTAAATCCCAGATACGTGCTGAGGAACTGGATGGCGGAGTCGGCCATAAGAAAAGCTGAGATGAATGATTTCTCTGAg gtggagctgctgcaccaCATCCTGTCCTTTCCCTTTGTTACACAAGAGACTGCAGAGGAGGTGGGCTATGCAGCAAGACCTCCTTCGTGGGCtcagaggttaaaggtcagcTGCTCCTCATGA